Sequence from the Periplaneta americana isolate PAMFEO1 chromosome 5, P.americana_PAMFEO1_priV1, whole genome shotgun sequence genome:
GAGAaactattttctaatttttttaaccttAAATGTCTAGAGActtgataaatttattatataaacaactttcctgtgttaattgaaattatgatGGTAATTTACCATAGTTAATGACTAGTTTCGGTTTGATATCGACCATCTTCAGAAAATTCTAGTCATTAACTACGGTAAATTATCATCATAGTTtcaattaacacaagaaagttgtataatcaagatgtatatttaattgtttaataatgCCTCAATAGGTGAAGTAACATGTTCTTATCTTTTTGATATGCAAGACTTTCATGCAATCTTCATAGTGAAAAAGTCTTCGGTAATCATAATAAGAGTATTCTTACGTAACATACAGTATGTCGGAAAAACCATACAAGTGTGTTGGTGTTTAGGGAGAAAAGCattgaaatgatatttctgagcTACGTGGTGAAAAACTTTTTCTTTAGATAGATACAAAATTTCTATATGATTGGGTGAACAAATGTTACTGATACCTGTTTGTGTATGGTAGCCTTCTTAGcagttgttttcatattttaactatctCAACACTAGTTTAAAATATTcatgataatatgtatatttacatCGAAGATTAGATTGAAGcagtaataaaaataagttaCAATTATGGGCAAGCCAAGTTAAAGATGGTAGCCTCATTAATATCCCAACACTAGATACATTTCTGGACTCCATTCACTAAGATTTGTGACTAGGTTCAGATTACTTTCCTGagcaaaattcttaaaatttatgGTTTATTCCCTTATTACAAGAAGATTAGTGAAcaattttgtaacatttatttctctttttttccacaTATTTTTGTGAACATATATTTTTAACCTTTTGTTATATGACGAATAAGCACAGACATTGGCTAGATATTGATCCAGATTTAGGATAAAAAGTAGGAAACATTGATTTTGTTATGGAAAGAATTGAAAGGGAAAAATTAGGCATGATTTCTCATATCACATTTAGGATGAGTAACCTACAGGTAAGTGTTTAGCTGCATTTTGTTCATTTGTAATAGAAaccagtaaaattaaatttatctctTTTTCCTACAGTTATTATCTTTGCCATTTTTGGATCTGTTCTTACTAATTGAAgtctttcttacatttttttccaacataattgtTTTGCAAAGATAACTACCATGCAGATATGAAAATTCAACAGTTAGGAACAAgaagtcaaatatcttggagcaacagtaacaaatataaatgatactcgggaggaaattaaacacagaataaatataggaaatgcctgttattattcggttgagaagcttttatcatccagtctgctgtcaaaaaatctgaaagttagaatttataaaacagttatattaccggttgttctttatggttgtgaaacttggactctcactttgagagaggaacataggttaaggctctttgagaataaggtgcttaggaaaatatttgcggctaagcgggatgaagttacaggagaatggagaaagttacacaacacagaactgcacgcattgtattcttcacctgacataattaggaacattaaatccagacgtttgagatgggcagggcatgtagcatgtatgggcgaatccagaaatgcatatagagtgttaggtgggaggccggaaggaaaaagacctttagggaggccgagacgtagatgggaagataatattaaaatggatttgagggaggtgggatatgatgacagagactggattaatcttgctcaggatagggacctatgccgggcttatgtgagggcggcaatgaacctccgggttccttaaaagccagtaagtaagtaggaacACGAAGGCTATTATAACCTTCATGGTTAGGAGTACATGACTTATTTTAAAACAGAAGGCCTGCAATTCTCTGCTAATTGGGATCCACTGGTTTGGAGAATGAAACATATCAGATAAGTCTAAACTCGTGGACAGAATAATGATAATAGGAGTATAATAAGACTACATTGAGGAACCATTCCACGAACTGGGTCAATTCTTTAATATAtaggaattaaaaaaattcgacaAAAAAAACTAGTCACGCAATACTTTGATTATACCATGAATTACACAGGAATAAAGTTCCGGTAAcactaatatttttttcacagatatcttccttagttctgccATTTGCCGTAATAGACAGAAGCTCCTACAGGAGGGGCAGAGGAAGGAACATGCTGCACTACATAACTTGCAGGGGCAGAGTAGTATACAGCCGGTGCCGGGAGAACGTAGTGCGTGGCTGGTGAAGGAGCTGGCACTACTTTCTCAGCTGGGGAAGCCACGTAGGTAACAGGGACTGGAGCGTAG
This genomic interval carries:
- the LOC138699493 gene encoding uncharacterized protein, with the translated sequence MKIVLVLLLIGVCLAAEEQQKAPESPSYPYPYATNRYQYVAYAPVPVTYVASPAEKVVPAPSPATHYVLPAPAVYYSAPASYVVQHVPSSAPPVGASVYYGKWQN